From Anopheles arabiensis isolate DONGOLA chromosome 3, AaraD3, whole genome shotgun sequence, a single genomic window includes:
- the LOC120900721 gene encoding membrane-bound alkaline phosphatase-like, with amino-acid sequence MFLGDGMSIATVALARIHAGGEEKPLYFEEFPYVGMAKTYCVDYQVPDSACTATAYLTGVKGNMDTIGVNAHVQVADCVAGLNRSTHTSSIGQWAIDAGKDAGIVTTARVTHASPAGMYAHTAFRDWENDKYVKDDGCDPALVDDIAEQLVYGETAPKLRVILGGGRREFMDQNLDQDYETGKGGYRSDGRNLINEWLRNGPVGENRTFVWKRSDLMAVDPHRTDRLLGMFEPGHCAYNLDKVEKQLDEEPTLAEMVDKATDILSTNPDGFFLFVEGGRIDHAHHDNRAKYALDETVEFAKAIELARKKFSEEDTLIVVTSDHSHSVSFAGYASRGKDVYSTAGTGKDGLPYMTISYANGPGYKKHVDTDAGVRLDVRQMDTSKSNFVFPAMLPKDSETHGGEDVAVYASGPWSHLFTGSYEQNVLPHMMAYASCIGRGMKACD; translated from the exons ATGTTTTTGGGCGATGGAATGTCGATCGCCACTGTTGCGCTGGCCCGAATCCATGCGGGCGGTGAGGAGAAGCCACTGTACTTCGAAGAGTTCCCGTACGTTGGCATGGCGAAGACGTACTGCGTAGACTACCAGGTACCGGACTCGGCCTGTACGGCTACCGCCTATTTGACTGGTGTGAAGGGCAATATGGATACGATTGGCGTGAATGCGCACGTGCAGGTCGCTGACTGTGTGGCTGGCTTGAATCGATCCACGCACACATCCTCGATCGGCCAGTGGGCCATTGACGCTGGAAAGGACGCGGGTATAGTGACGACGGCACGTGTTACACACGCATCACCGGCCGGTATGTATGCGCATACGGCGTTCCGCGATTGGGAGAATGACAAGTACGTAAAGGATGATGGATGTGATCCGGCCCTCGTGGACGACATCGCGGAGCAGCTGGTGTACGGTGAGACGGCACCGAAATTGAGAGTGATTCTGGGCGGTGGGCGTCGCGAGTTTATGGATCAAAATCTGGACCAAGATTACGAGACGGGCAAGGGAGGATATCGCTCGGACGGTAGGAACTTGATCAATGAGTGGCTTCGGAATGGACCTGTTGGAGAGAACCGTACATTCGTTTGGAAACGGTCGGACCTGATGGCGGTGGATCCGCACCGAACGGACCGGTTGCTTGGCATGTTCGAGCCCGGACATTGTGCCTACAACTTGGACAAGGTGGAGAAACAATTGGACGAAGAACCAACGCTCGCGGAGATGGTGGATAAGGCGACGGACATTCTTAGCACAAATCCAGATGGGTTCTTCCTGTTTGTGGAGGGAGGTCGCATCGATCACGCTCACCACGACAACCGTGCAAAGTATGCGCTGGACGAAACGGTAGAGTTTGCGAAGGCGATCGAGCTGGCGCGGAAGAAGTTCAGCGAAGAAGATACGCTGATTGTGGTGACATCGGACCATTCGCACAGTGTCAGCTTTGCAGGATATGCG AGCCGCGGTAAGGACGTCTACAGTACGGCCGGCACGGGCAAAGATGGTCTCCCTTACATGACGATCAGCTACGCCAATGGACCGGGCTACAAGAAGCATGTGGATACCGATGCCGGTGTTAGGCTGGATGTGCGGCAGATGGACACTTCCAAGTCGAACTTTGTCTTCCCGGCCATGCTGCCGAAGGACTCGGAGACGCACGGTGGCGAAGATGTGGCCGTGTACGCGTCCGGTCCGTGGTCTCATCTGTTCACGGGATCTTACGAGCAGAACGTTCTACCGCACATGATGGCGTACGCATCGTGCATCGGTCGTGGCATGAAGGCatgcgattga
- the LOC120900719 gene encoding alkaline phosphatase-like, with translation MYRTVGIVLIVTLALSVAHPSLSDENDNDKVQHPRLPDDYDSDKRHHPRLPDENKPGLPKSKNAEQEQTIEYWRNQAKATVEKLLAKKENTNVAKNVIMFLGDGMSISTVAMARVYAGGEEKPLSFEEFPYVGMSKTYCVNYQVADSACTATAYLTGVKGNYETIGVNAHVPVRDCNAARNRTTHTSSIGQWAMDAGKDAGIVTTTRVTHASPSGMYAHIAFRDWEDDYWVQMDGCSPNEVDDIAEQLVYGETAPRLRVILGGGRREFMDREIHQDYETGRGGYRSDGRHLINEWLKNGPVGQNRTFVWKRSDLMAVDPHRTDRLLGMFEPSHCVYNLDRVHKNLDEEPTLSEMVDKATDILSTNPEGFFLFVEGGRIDHGHHDNQARYAIDETVEFAKAIELARKKFSEEDTLIVVTSDHSHSVSFSGYPSRGQDIFGPAGTGKDGIPYMTISYANGLGFYKHVDEAKGTRANVREMEDAGADNFPFPAMLPVELETHGGEDVAVYASGPWAHLFTGSYEQNVIPHMMAYAACIGNGLKACPEN, from the exons ATGTACCGAACCGTGGGAATTGTGCTGATAGTAACCCTTGCGCTCAGCGTTGCGCACCCATCGTTAAGTGATG AAAACGACAACGACAAAGTACAGCATCCTCGATTGCCAGATG ACTACGACAGTGACAAACGGCATCATCCTCGATTGCCGGATGAAAACAAACCGGGCCTTCCGAAGAGCAAAAATGCCGAACAGGAGCAAACGATCGAATACTGGCGCAATCAGGCAAAGGCAACAGTCGAAAAGTTGCTagcaaagaaggaaaacaccaACGTTGCGAAGAATGTGATCATGTTCCTTGGGGACGGGATGTCCATCTCCACCGTGGCGATGGCGCGAGTCTATGCGGGCGGTGAAGAGAAACCACTCTCCTTCGAAGAGTTCCCGTACGTTGGCATGTCGAAGACGTACTGCGTGAACTATCAGGTGGCCGATTCGGCCTGCACAGCCACCGCCTATCTGACCGGTGTGAAGGGCAATTACGAAACGATCGGTGTGAATGCGCACGTGCCGGTGCGTGACTGTAATGCGGCCCGGAACCGTACCACGCACACGTCCTCGATTGGGCAGTGGGCGATGGATGCGGGCAAGGATGCGGGCATCGTGACGACGACCCGTGTCACGCATGCATCCCCGTCCGGCATGTACGCACACATTGCGTTCCGCGACTGGGAGGACGACTATTGGGTCCAGATGGACGGCTGCAGCCCGAACGAGGTGGACGACATTGCGGAGCAGCTGGTGTACGGTGAGACGGCACCACGGTTGAGGGTTATTTTGGGCGGTGGACGTCGCGAGTTTATGGACCGCGAGATACACCAGGACTACGAGACGGGTCGGGGCGGGTATCGCTCGGACGGTAGACATTTGATCAACGAGTGGTTGAAGAATGGACCCGTTGGACAGAACCGTACGTTTGTGTGGAAACGATCGGACCTGATGGCGGTGGATCCGCACCGAACGGACCGATTGCTGGGAATGTTTGAGCCTAGCCATTGTGTGTACAATCTGGACCGCGTGCATAAGAACCTTGACGAGGAGCCGACGCTGTCCGAGATGGTGGATAAGGCGACGGACATTCTTAGCACAAATCCGGAAGGTTTCTTCCTGTTTGTCGAGGGAGGACGTATAGATCATGGACATCATGACAATCAGGCCCGGTATGCGATCGACGAAACGGTGGAGTTTGCGAAAGCGATCGAGCTGGCGCGGAAGAAGTTCAGCGAAGAAGATACGCTGATTGTGGTGACATCGGACCATTCGCACAGTGTCAGCTTTTCGGGTTATCCG AGCCGAGGACAGGATATTTTCGGCCCAGCAGGCACCGGAAAGGATGGCATACCGTACATGACGATCAGCTACGCCAATGGGCTTGGGTTCTACAAACACGTGGACGAAGCGAAGGGAACCCGTGCAAATGTGCGGGAAATGGAAGATGCCGGCGCGGATAACTTCCCCTTTCCGGCCATGCTGCCGGTTGAGCTGGAAACGCACGGTGGCGAAGATGTGGCTGTCTATGCTTCGGGACCTTGGGCGCATCTATTTACCGGGTCGTACGAGCAGAACGTCATACCGCACATGATGGCGTACGCCGCCTGCATCGGCAACGGATTAAAAGCATGTCCAGAGAATTAG
- the LOC120901182 gene encoding uncharacterized protein LOC120901182, whose product MVSSERCAVFLLIALSATSLSARGESTPREPGQQHPRSDRRVFQSVPIYDKQEEESEYWRTVAQRSLQHQAAHPRSERKAKNVVYFIGDGMGLSTVAAARMYLGNENMYLSFEKFPYFGLAKTYCVNRQVADSACTATAYLSGVKINYGMLNVAASVKRSSCEYDRNATEFKGLLEWAQQAGKATGIVTTTRITHATPGGTYASSADRDWEDDTEVNNDCPTTRQEDKPVDIATQLVYGSVGKNLKVALGCGRRHFIPADVKDEDGKAGKRSDGVNLIEAWKEVHADMGEAQYVSDKKSLLEAVKSKKLDYLLGLFDSSHCLYNLEIDDQKLGDVKPKLTDMVDAALSMLEDSEQGYVLFVEGGLIDTAHHSNRPRLSLEETIEFHKAIELARTRTSEEDTLIVVSSDHSHTLMYNGYPTRGNDILGIGDISDKDGLPYTTLSYANGEGFYQTYADGNPSKRLDVTGYDFSDYRQRYLATVPLSSETHGGEDVGVYASGPGAHLFGGSTEQNVIPLLIAYVANIGDEFGWVTSTVPDDDNAASLQSMSQLLPMCLAVVCAFARQLYRVVLEYLPAREPDGHSRRGKDGSFKSGAASSRSQTPQVQGFQERELETDYWLEQAQQTLAQKLATPHNTDHAKNVIFFIGDGMSSQTVAATRMYLGNEANFLSFENFKDLGSVRTYCVNRQVSDSSCTATAYLSGVKINYGMVNIAASVDRYACEYDRNASDFEGLLKWAQDAGKSTGIVTTTKITHATPAGAYASSANRYWENDVEVASSDCDPSRVDDIAEQLVDKEVAQRFNVVLGGGRGNLLPKETMDEEGKPGYREDGKNLIEQWKQTHETMGRSQYVWNREQLMSVDTANTDYLLGLFESGHMKYNLELKDNSEASRMEPTLEDMTRKAIELLQRNKNGYVLFVEGGLIDVAHHETWARLALDETAEMAKAIDTARKMTSEQDTLIVVSSDHSHTMTYNGYPKRGNDILGLGDISDEDLLPYTTLSYANGLSYYTTYTEENHAIRADPSNYDYKQTDMRYMAMVPMDAETHGGDDVGVWASGPMSHLFRGVYEQNTIPYLISYIAQIGDYYEEFDSGAGQPLAVCLSLLLGCSIAALMRR is encoded by the exons ATGGTCAGCTCGGAGAGATGTGCAGTGTTTTTGTTAATAGCGCTGAGTGCAACCAGCCTCTCCGCAAGGGGAGAGAGCACTCCAAGGGAGCCAGGCCAACAGCATCCCCGTTCCGATCGGCGAGTCTTCCAGAGCGTCCCAATATACGATAAGCAAGAGGAGGAATCGGAATACTGGCGCACCGTAGCACAGCGTTCGTTGCAGCATCAGGCAGCACATCCGAGGAGCGAACGCAAAGCAAAGAATGTGGTGTACTTCATCGGTGACGGCATGGGGCTGTCGACGGTCGCCGCCGCCAGGATGTATCTGGGCAACGAAAACATGTACCTTTCGTTCGAAAAGTTCCCGTACTTTGGACTCGCCAAGACGTACTGCGTCAATCGCCAGGTGGCCGATTCGGCCTGTACCGCCACCGCCTACCTTTCGGGGGTGAAGATCAACTACGGTATGCTGAATGTGGCGGCCAGCGTGAAACGGTCCAGCTGCGAGTACGATCGCAATGCGACCGAGTTTAAGGGTCTGCTCGAGTGGGCACAGCAGGCGGGCAAAGCGACGGGAATCGTAACGACAACCCGCATAACGCATGCCACCCCGGGCGGTACGTACGCTAGCAGCGCTGATCGTGACTGGGAAGATGATACCGAGGTGAATAACGATTGTCCGACGACACGGCAGGAGGACAAACCGGTCGATATTGCTACCCAGCTCGTGTATGGTAGCGTCGGAAAGAACCTCAAAGTGGCGCTCGGTTGTGGACGTCGGCATTTTATTCCTGCCGACGTGAAGGATGAGGACGGTAAGGCGGGCAAGCGCTCCGATGGTGTGAACCTGATCGAGGCGTGGAAGGAGGTGCATGCCGACATGGGTGAAGCACAGTACGTGTCGGACAAAAAGAGTCTGCTGGAGGCGGTCAAGAGCAAGAAGCTGGACTATCTGCTCGGACTGTTCGACAGCAGCCACTGTTTGTACAATCTGGAGATCGACGATCAGAAGCTGGGTGATGTGAAACCGAAGCTGACGGATATGGTAGACGCGGCACTGTCCATGCTGGAGGACAGCGAGCAAGGCTACGTACTGTTTGTGGAAGGTGGACTGATCGATACGGCGCATCACTCGAACCGACCGCGTCTTTCGCTGGAGGAAACGATAGAGTTTCACAAAGCGATCGAACTGGCCCGCACTCGAACGAGCGAGGAGGATACGCTGATCGTGGTGTCGTCGGACCATAGCCACACGCTGATGTACAATGGATATCCG ACCCGTGGCAACGACATACTGGGCATTGGGGACATCAGCGATAAGGATGGTCTACCGTACACCACGCTCAGCTACGCCAACGGTGAAGGGTTCTACCAGACGTACGCCGATGGCAACCCGTCCAAACGGCTCGACGTAACCGGGTACGACTTTAGCGACTATCGACAGCGCTATCTGGCCACCGTGCCACTATCATCGGAGACGCACGGTGGCGAAGACGTCGGGGTGTATGCTAGCGGCCCCGGTGCCCATCTGTTCGGTGGCAGCACGGAACAAAACGTGATACCGCTGCTGATAGCGTACGTCGCCAACATTGGCGATGAGTTCGGGTGGGTGACGAGCACCGTACCGGACGATGACAATGCTGCCAGCCTGCAGTCGATGTCTCAGCTTCTGCCCATGTGTCTGGCGGTGGTTTGTGCATTCGCTCGGCAGCTGTACCGGGTGGTGCTGGAGTA TCTTCCTG CTCGTGAGCCTGATGGTCACTCTAGACGCGGAAAGGATGGTTCGTTCAAGTCCGGTGCGGCTTCTTCCCGCTCGCAAACCCCCCAGGTGCAAGGTTTCCAGGAACGTGAACTTGAAACCGACTATTGGCTCGAGCAGGCTCAACAAACGCTCGCCCAGAAATTGGCCACCCCGCACAACACAGACCACGCCAAGAACGTGATCTTCTTCATCGGCGACGGTATGTCTTCGCAAACGGTGGCCGCCACGCGCATGTACCTTGGCAACGAGGCCAACTTCCTATCGTTCGAGAACTTCAAGGACCTCGGCTCGGTTCGCACGTATTGCGTAAATCGACAGGTGTCAGATTCGTCCTGTACTGCGACCGCCTACCTATCCGGGGTGAAGATCAACTACGGCATGGTAAATATTGCGGCCTCCGTGGACCGGTACGCCTGCGAGTACGATCGCAATGCGTCCGATTTCGAGGGACTGCTCAAGTGGGCACAGGATGCGGGCAAGAGTACGGGCATCGTCACGACCACGAAGATTACACACGCAACACCGGCCGGAGCGTACGCGAGCAGTGCCAACAGGTACTGGGAGAATGACGTCGAGGTAGCATCGTCCGATTGTGATCCGTCCCGTGTGGACGACATTGCCGAGCAGCTGGTGGATAAGGAGGTTGCACAGCGGTTCAACGTGGTGCTGGGAGGTGGTCGAGGTAATCTTCTTCCGAAGGAAACGATGGATGAGGAAGGTAAGCCTGGGTACCGCGAAGATGGTAAGAACTTGATCGAACAGTGGAAACAAACGCACGAGACGATGGGACGCTCCCAGTACGTGTGGAACCGGGAGCAGCTGATGTCGGTCGACACAGCCAACACGGACTATTTGCTCGGGCTGTTCGAGAGCGGTCACATGAAGTACAATCTCGAGCTGAAGGATAATAGTGAGGCGAGCCGAATGGAACCGACCCTGGAGGATATGACGCGGAAGGCgatcgagctgctgcagcggaACAAGAATGGGTACGTGCTGTTCGTGGAAGGAGGACTGATCGATGTGGCTCATCACGAAACCTGGGCTCGGTTGGCGCTGGACGAAACGGCCGAAATGGCGAAGGCTATCGATACGGCGCGCAAAATGACCAGCGAGCAGGATACGTTGATCGTCGTTAGCTCGGATCATTCCCACACGATGACGTACAATGGATATCCG AAACGTGGTAATGACATCCTCGGACTTGGTGACATCAGTGATGAGGACTTGCTCCCCTACACCACCCTCAGCTACGCCAATGGGCTGTCGTACTACACGACCTACACCGAGGAAAATCATGCCATCCGAGCGGATCCTTCAAACTACGATTACAAGCAGACGGATATGCGCTACATGGCAATGGTACCAATGGACGCGGAAACGCACGGTGGCGATGATGTTGGGGTCTGGGCGTCGGGCCCAATGTCTCACCTATTCCGGGGCGTTTACGAACAGAACACCATCCCGTACCTGATCTCGTACATCGCCCAGATCGGTGACTATTACGAAGAGTTCGACTCTGGCGCCGGCCAACCATTAGCCGTGTGCCTGTCACTCCTTCTAGGCTGTTCCATTGCCGCGCTAATGAGGCGATAA